From Cucumis melo cultivar AY chromosome 1, USDA_Cmelo_AY_1.0, whole genome shotgun sequence, a single genomic window includes:
- the LOC127148382 gene encoding uncharacterized protein LOC127148382: MSLGRSVAFPGHPLGSGLTPVAAKELGLVAGIPIGVSLIDAHAGGVGVLESVPGQDSDSEGCGFDKEMVLHRMALVCGTSTCHMVVSRDKLFIPGVWGPFWSAMIPEYWLTEGGQSATGALLDHIIQNHVASPHLANRAASQNISVFDMLNKLLENLVVDLKSPFLAALTEDIHILPDFHGNRSPISDPKAKGVIYGLTLDTSEQQLSILYLATVQAIPMVHATLLSTAIPMDRLLHMVHATLWSAKLYIDTVITALYSKWFDHAVVA, translated from the exons ATGTCATTAGGAAGAAGTGTAGCATTCCCTGGTCACCCCTTGGGTTCTGGTCTGACTCCAGTAGCTGCGAAG GAACTAGGTTTGGTTGCTGGCATCCCTATTGGTGTTTCACTGATTGATGCTCATGCAGGTGGAGTTGGGGTGTTGGAAAGTGTACCTGGGCAAGATTCTGATTCTGAAGGTTGTG GTTTCGATAAGGAGATGGTATTGCATCGTATGGCACTGGTTTGTGGAACATCTACCTGCCATATGGTTGTCTCAAGGGATAAGCTCTTTATTCCTGGTGTATGGGGACCGTTTTGGTCAG CAATGATACCTGAGTATTGGCTTACTGAAGGTGGTCAGAGTGCTACCGGTGCTCTACTTGATCACATAATTCAAAATCATGTTGCCTCTCCTCATCTTGCAAACCGTGCTGCTTCGCAAA ATATCTCTGTGTTTGATATGTTGAACAAGTTGTTGGAGAATTTGGTGGTTGATCTGAAAAGTCCATTTCTTGCGGCTTTGACCGAAGATATACACATACTTCCTGATTTTCATGGAAATAG GTCTCCTATTTCGGATCCAAAAGCAAAAGGAGTGATCTATGGGTTAACACTTGACACAAGTGAGCAACAGCTTTCTATTTTGTACCTTGCCACCGTACAGGCAATTCCCATGGTACACGCCACATTGTTGAGCACTGCAATTCCCATGGACAGGCTATTGCATATGGTACACGCCACATTGTGGTCTGCTA AGCTTTATATTGATACTGTCATCACTGCTTTATATTCTAAGTGGTTTGATCATGCTGTGGTTGCTTAA